Proteins from a genomic interval of Sporolactobacillus sp. Y61:
- the polX gene encoding DNA polymerase/3'-5' exonuclease PolX has product MNKKQLIDQLDRMALYMEIQGENPFKIAAYRQAGQALETDQRSLSGIDDFSKIKGIGVAIAQVIEELVATGKSARLQTLQEETPPGLLELVAIPGLGGKKIGKLYRELGVTGPIELRKACESGQVRALAGFGEKTERKLLKAMNDINQRPDVLPISYMAGLAEQIDEVLTQVEEISRFSCAGSLRRAKEYMKDLDFVLETETPDQAADHVLDALPVHDVVGRGEAKMTVTLEDRYHTSVDFRFASPAAYITTLNHFTGSREHNILMRHLAKERDERISEYGVKTDNGKIRTFSSEADFYGHFGLYEIPPEVREGTEEVERAGQAPLGLLKLSDIKGDLHMHSAWSDGSYTIQEMAEAMRAKGYAYACLTDHSKSLRVASGLSEYRLLKQQEEVARVNALFNDFTLFSGTEMDILPDGTLDFSDELLKQLDFVIASIHTAFSQSTDQIMKRMEAACNNPYVRLIAHPTGRLLGKRPGYAADVDRLIDMAAETGTVLELNSNRRRLDLSAKWVRKAQAAGVRIAIDTDSHSKKMMDDMALGVSTAVRGWIRRKQSSIP; this is encoded by the coding sequence ATGAATAAAAAGCAGCTTATTGATCAACTGGACAGAATGGCTCTGTACATGGAAATACAGGGAGAAAATCCATTTAAAATTGCCGCTTATCGCCAGGCCGGGCAGGCACTGGAAACCGATCAGCGGTCTCTTTCAGGAATTGACGATTTCAGTAAAATCAAAGGAATCGGAGTCGCAATCGCTCAGGTGATAGAAGAACTGGTCGCGACGGGTAAGTCGGCCCGGCTGCAGACCCTTCAGGAAGAAACACCCCCAGGCCTGCTTGAACTTGTGGCTATTCCCGGGCTTGGCGGCAAAAAAATCGGAAAGTTGTATCGAGAGCTCGGTGTAACCGGTCCAATAGAACTCCGGAAAGCCTGTGAAAGCGGACAGGTACGTGCACTGGCCGGATTCGGTGAAAAAACGGAAAGAAAATTGCTGAAAGCGATGAATGATATAAATCAACGTCCTGATGTTTTACCGATCTCCTATATGGCCGGTCTTGCCGAACAAATTGATGAGGTACTGACTCAGGTGGAGGAAATCAGCCGTTTTTCATGTGCGGGCAGTCTCCGCCGGGCAAAAGAATACATGAAAGATCTTGATTTTGTACTGGAGACAGAAACTCCTGATCAAGCAGCTGACCATGTGCTGGATGCCCTGCCCGTCCATGATGTCGTCGGTCGCGGGGAAGCAAAAATGACGGTGACACTCGAAGACAGATATCATACCTCGGTTGACTTTCGTTTTGCTTCCCCCGCTGCTTATATAACGACATTAAATCACTTTACCGGATCCAGGGAACATAACATTCTGATGCGCCATCTGGCCAAAGAACGTGACGAAAGAATCAGTGAGTACGGGGTAAAGACGGATAACGGAAAAATCCGCACTTTTTCCAGTGAAGCAGATTTCTACGGCCATTTCGGGCTGTATGAGATTCCCCCGGAGGTCAGGGAAGGGACGGAGGAAGTTGAGCGGGCCGGTCAGGCTCCGCTTGGTTTACTGAAACTGTCTGATATAAAAGGTGACCTGCATATGCACTCTGCCTGGAGTGACGGATCCTATACGATCCAGGAAATGGCTGAGGCAATGCGGGCAAAAGGATACGCCTATGCCTGTTTAACAGATCATTCAAAATCCCTGCGTGTGGCTTCCGGTTTATCCGAATACCGGCTCCTGAAACAACAGGAAGAAGTGGCCCGTGTTAATGCCCTTTTCAATGATTTTACCTTGTTTTCCGGAACAGAGATGGACATTCTGCCGGACGGAACTCTGGACTTCTCCGACGAGCTTTTAAAACAGCTGGACTTTGTGATTGCATCGATTCATACGGCTTTTTCGCAAAGCACGGATCAGATTATGAAACGGATGGAAGCAGCCTGTAACAATCCTTACGTCCGTCTGATCGCACACCCGACCGGCCGTTTGCTGGGCAAACGCCCCGGTTACGCTGCAGATGTCGACCGGCTGATCGACATGGCGGCAGAGACAGGCACCGTGCTGGAGCTGAACAGTAATCGCAGGCGGCTTGACCTGTCGGCGAAATGGGTAAGGAAAGCGCAGGCGGCAGGCGTACGCATTGCAATCGACACGGACAGCCATTCGAAAAAAATGATGGATGATATGGCACTTGGCGTCAGCACCGCCGTACGGGGATGGATTCGCCGGAAACAGTCATCAATACCATGA
- a CDS encoding CvpA family protein → MLLTVIILLLLASGFFMGFRRGLVLQLVHLAGFIIAYIVAILYFKQLAPVLKFWIPFPSSAADSDMFRMFGDVDLQTAYYRAIAFVILFIGTKIIVSVFGHMLDFLAELPLIRSVNHLSGGVLGFAEIYLIIFLLLYAGALTPVAGIQSAIDSSSLAGSMIGHTPVFSKIFRELWVAFAELH, encoded by the coding sequence ATGCTACTGACAGTGATTATCCTGCTGCTTCTTGCTTCAGGATTTTTTATGGGATTCCGGCGCGGGCTCGTCCTTCAGCTTGTTCATCTGGCCGGTTTCATTATTGCTTATATTGTCGCCATTTTGTATTTTAAACAACTGGCACCGGTGCTGAAGTTCTGGATTCCGTTCCCTTCTTCTGCTGCCGACAGTGATATGTTCCGCATGTTCGGAGATGTTGATCTGCAGACTGCCTATTATCGGGCAATCGCCTTTGTCATCCTGTTTATCGGGACGAAAATTATTGTCTCTGTTTTCGGCCATATGCTTGATTTTCTGGCAGAACTTCCTCTGATTCGTTCAGTCAACCATTTATCGGGAGGGGTTCTTGGATTTGCAGAAATTTATCTCATTATTTTTCTGCTGCTTTATGCGGGAGCGCTGACACCGGTCGCGGGCATTCAGTCGGCCATTGACAGTTCTTCGCTTGCCGGGTCGATGATCGGACATACACCGGTTTTTTCAAAAATATTCAGGGAGTTGTGGGTGGCATTTGCTGAACTCCACTGA
- the pheT gene encoding phenylalanine--tRNA ligase subunit beta: MLVSYKWLNDYVDLDGISPEELADRITNSGIEVEHLSYPGKGLKGIVAGRILSCEPHPESDHLKLCRVDIGTETVQIVCGAPNVAAGQKVPVAKAGAQIGGDVQIGKTEFRGEESDGMICALSELGIDEALAPHAEGIFVFDEDVPTGADALPYLNLDDAILDLDILVNSAHCMNMIGVAHEVAAILDRPLHISKPDPHETGKAAADKISVTVETGDLVPYYGARLIEGITVGPSPRWMQLRLIASGVRPINNVVDIANYVMIEYGQPLHTFDLDAFGSDHVLVRLAGQNEIMQTLDSQKRKLTPKDIVITNGKKAEAVAGVMGGESSEVTSSTKKVLLEAAVFDPMSIRKTAQRLQMRTDASSRYEKGVDRNRVTLAADRAAELLTHYASAHVLKGIVEQGARTVPETVITMRWQKINDVLGTSLSPGLIEGILKRLGFGIETEGEIIHVTVPTRRFDVSIPEDLIEEVGRLYGYNRIPATLPEGSSVHAGLTGYQKLCRRTEQFMENAGFYQAFTYSLTTAEHASAFSINHSEAQPVKVIWPMSEEHAVLRQSIVPQLLDAVKYHLNRQMHDVALYEMGKVFLPKPGKARPDEEEHLAGAITGTVSEKSWEDDAQSADFFTAKGVVESLFDSLALSESVTFKPVKRPGMHPGQTADILLDQKVIGYVGAIHPEVQKDLGIRATYVFEIAIEQILRREQPEITYSGLPRFPSVSRDIALVMKRSVPAADLYRVIRENGGPLLQSIRLFDIYEGSHVAEDEKSMAFSLVYYDPERTLTDDEVNKVHGKIIDAVAKECGAELRG, from the coding sequence ATGCTGGTTTCTTATAAATGGTTAAACGATTATGTGGATCTTGACGGCATCAGTCCGGAAGAACTCGCCGACAGGATCACAAATTCAGGTATTGAGGTCGAACATCTGAGCTATCCGGGGAAGGGGCTGAAAGGGATTGTGGCTGGCAGGATTTTATCATGCGAACCACATCCTGAATCGGATCATCTGAAGCTGTGCCGGGTAGACATTGGAACAGAAACGGTTCAGATTGTCTGCGGTGCCCCGAATGTTGCTGCGGGCCAGAAGGTGCCGGTTGCAAAGGCCGGCGCACAGATTGGGGGAGATGTACAGATCGGGAAGACGGAATTTCGCGGCGAAGAATCTGACGGAATGATCTGTGCCCTGTCTGAACTGGGTATTGATGAAGCACTTGCTCCTCACGCGGAGGGCATTTTTGTATTTGATGAGGATGTACCGACAGGAGCTGATGCCCTGCCTTATCTGAATCTGGATGATGCGATCCTTGATCTGGATATTCTTGTCAACAGTGCCCACTGTATGAACATGATCGGGGTTGCGCATGAGGTCGCTGCCATACTCGATCGGCCGCTCCATATCAGCAAACCGGATCCGCATGAAACCGGCAAGGCGGCTGCTGATAAAATTTCCGTCACTGTAGAAACTGGTGATTTGGTCCCTTATTACGGTGCACGTCTGATTGAGGGGATCACAGTTGGCCCGTCACCACGCTGGATGCAGCTCCGACTGATCGCCTCAGGTGTCCGCCCAATCAATAATGTGGTCGATATCGCAAATTATGTCATGATCGAGTACGGACAGCCACTGCACACCTTTGATCTTGATGCCTTTGGATCGGATCATGTGCTCGTCCGGCTCGCCGGGCAGAACGAAATCATGCAGACACTTGACAGCCAGAAGAGGAAACTGACTCCGAAAGATATTGTGATCACAAACGGTAAGAAGGCGGAAGCTGTTGCCGGGGTGATGGGCGGAGAAAGTTCAGAAGTGACGTCATCAACGAAAAAGGTATTGCTTGAAGCGGCGGTTTTTGATCCCATGTCGATCAGAAAGACAGCGCAGCGTCTTCAAATGCGAACAGATGCGAGCAGCCGTTATGAAAAAGGCGTCGACAGAAACCGTGTGACTCTTGCCGCCGACCGGGCGGCAGAGCTCCTGACGCACTATGCTTCCGCGCACGTCCTGAAAGGGATCGTGGAACAAGGAGCGCGAACCGTTCCGGAAACCGTCATTACGATGCGCTGGCAGAAAATCAATGATGTACTCGGCACTTCACTCTCACCCGGCCTCATAGAGGGTATATTGAAACGATTAGGATTTGGAATAGAAACAGAGGGAGAAATCATTCACGTGACCGTACCGACACGACGCTTTGATGTCTCCATCCCGGAAGATCTCATTGAAGAAGTCGGGAGGCTGTATGGCTATAATCGGATTCCAGCGACTCTTCCTGAAGGATCTTCAGTTCACGCCGGACTGACCGGTTACCAGAAACTCTGCCGGCGTACCGAACAATTCATGGAAAATGCAGGATTTTATCAGGCGTTTACTTACTCCCTGACAACGGCGGAACATGCTTCGGCTTTTTCTATAAATCATTCAGAAGCACAGCCGGTTAAAGTCATCTGGCCGATGAGTGAGGAACATGCCGTACTTCGGCAGAGTATCGTTCCACAGCTGCTGGACGCGGTTAAATATCATCTGAACCGTCAGATGCATGATGTTGCTCTCTACGAAATGGGGAAAGTATTTTTGCCAAAACCGGGGAAGGCGCGCCCCGATGAAGAAGAACATCTGGCGGGCGCGATTACGGGTACGGTTTCTGAAAAAAGCTGGGAAGATGATGCACAATCTGCTGATTTCTTTACAGCAAAAGGGGTTGTTGAATCCTTATTCGATTCACTCGCCCTGTCGGAAAGCGTGACGTTTAAACCTGTAAAACGGCCTGGCATGCATCCCGGGCAGACGGCAGATATACTGCTGGATCAGAAAGTGATCGGTTATGTCGGCGCTATCCATCCTGAAGTCCAGAAAGATCTCGGCATTCGGGCAACCTATGTTTTCGAAATTGCGATTGAACAGATCCTGCGCCGTGAACAACCTGAGATCACTTATTCAGGGCTGCCGCGTTTCCCCTCTGTTTCCCGTGATATAGCTCTTGTCATGAAACGCTCTGTTCCTGCCGCGGATCTGTATCGGGTGATCCGCGAAAATGGCGGACCGCTTCTGCAGTCAATCAGGCTGTTTGATATTTATGAAGGCAGCCATGTCGCGGAAGATGAGAAATCCATGGCCTTCTCGCTTGTTTACTACGATCCGGAACGCACATTGACCGACGATGAAGTCAATAAAGTGCACGGGAAAATCATTGATGCTGTAGCGAAAGAATGCGGTGCAGAACTACGCGGATGA
- the pheS gene encoding phenylalanine--tRNA ligase subunit alpha — protein MLKDKLIELRRKALDSISSADNLKKLQEIHVRFLGKKGPITEVLKGMGKLSKEERPVVGQLANDVRKVIAEGIDQKKAEIEKALLEQKLDREKIDVTLPGRRVRTGGHHLLASVIREVENLFIGLGFSVAEGPEVEEDYYNFEALNLPKDHPARDMQDSFYITDEILMRTHTSPMQARTLEAHKGKGPVKIICPGKVYRRDTDDATHSHQFMQIEGLYVDHHVRLSDLKGVLTVFARHIFGPEREIRLRPSFFPFTEPSVEMDISCFRCGGQGCPVCKGTGWIEILGAGMVHPNVLRMSGFDPTAYTGFAFGMGPERIAMLKYGIEDIRHFYTNDIRFLKQFKRA, from the coding sequence ATGCTAAAGGACAAACTGATTGAACTGCGGAGAAAAGCGCTGGACAGCATTTCATCTGCAGATAATCTGAAAAAGCTCCAGGAGATTCATGTACGTTTTCTGGGGAAAAAAGGACCGATTACCGAAGTGCTGAAAGGGATGGGAAAGCTTTCGAAAGAAGAACGGCCGGTCGTCGGTCAGCTGGCGAATGATGTCCGTAAGGTGATCGCAGAAGGGATTGATCAAAAGAAAGCGGAAATTGAAAAAGCTCTTCTCGAACAGAAACTGGATCGGGAGAAAATTGACGTCACTCTGCCGGGAAGAAGGGTTCGGACAGGAGGGCATCATCTGTTGGCATCGGTGATCCGCGAAGTAGAGAATCTGTTTATCGGACTTGGATTCTCTGTAGCCGAGGGACCTGAAGTTGAAGAAGATTATTATAACTTCGAAGCACTGAATCTGCCTAAAGATCACCCGGCACGTGACATGCAGGATTCCTTTTATATTACCGATGAGATTCTGATGCGGACACATACCTCACCGATGCAGGCAAGAACGCTTGAGGCGCATAAAGGAAAAGGGCCGGTAAAGATTATCTGTCCAGGCAAAGTTTACCGCCGTGACACGGATGATGCGACGCACTCTCACCAGTTCATGCAGATTGAAGGTCTTTATGTTGACCACCATGTCAGGCTGAGCGATCTGAAGGGGGTACTTACCGTTTTTGCCAGGCATATATTCGGACCGGAACGGGAAATCCGGCTTCGCCCAAGCTTTTTCCCATTTACTGAACCCTCGGTGGAAATGGATATTTCCTGCTTCCGGTGCGGTGGACAGGGTTGCCCGGTCTGCAAAGGTACGGGCTGGATTGAAATCCTTGGCGCAGGCATGGTTCATCCGAATGTTCTCCGGATGTCGGGCTTTGACCCGACTGCATACACGGGTTTTGCTTTCGGTATGGGTCCGGAACGCATTGCCATGCTGAAATATGGCATTGAAGATATCAGGCACTTTTACACAAACGACATCCGGTTTCTGAAACAATTCAAGAGGGCATGA
- a CDS encoding RNA methyltransferase, which translates to MVSMQNEKVRRWKKLKLKKWREREQAYLIEGPHLVQEAALSARHLLNTVLIDEAFHLPADWPLDGVEVYQVTHKIFTELSDTEKPQGIIGVCRMAHPDVSIDQGRYLLVDGVQDPGNLGTLIRTADAFGIDAVFLGEGTVDGYNSKTLRSAQGSHFHLPVLHQNLFHVVAELKGQGIPVYGSSLQGEDMSQKKVREKPFGLIVGNEGNGASPELLAEADLKVKIPMAGRAESMNVAVAAGILLYWLDVEGLAHSK; encoded by the coding sequence ATGGTATCCATGCAAAATGAGAAAGTCAGACGGTGGAAAAAATTAAAATTGAAGAAATGGCGGGAACGTGAGCAGGCTTATTTGATTGAAGGGCCGCATCTTGTTCAGGAAGCCGCCCTGTCTGCCCGCCACTTATTAAATACAGTTCTAATTGATGAAGCGTTCCATCTTCCTGCGGACTGGCCGCTGGATGGCGTTGAGGTTTATCAGGTGACGCATAAAATTTTTACTGAGCTTTCCGATACTGAGAAGCCGCAGGGGATTATCGGGGTATGCAGGATGGCGCATCCTGATGTATCCATCGATCAGGGCCGTTACCTGCTGGTTGATGGTGTTCAGGATCCGGGGAATCTCGGTACTTTGATTCGAACCGCTGATGCGTTCGGGATCGACGCCGTGTTCTTAGGTGAAGGAACCGTAGACGGGTATAACAGCAAAACGCTGCGCTCAGCTCAGGGCTCACATTTTCATCTGCCGGTGCTTCATCAGAATCTTTTTCACGTGGTGGCGGAGTTGAAAGGGCAGGGCATCCCGGTGTACGGTTCCTCACTTCAGGGCGAAGATATGTCACAGAAGAAAGTTCGGGAAAAGCCTTTTGGACTGATTGTCGGAAATGAGGGGAATGGCGCAAGCCCCGAACTGCTTGCCGAAGCAGACCTGAAAGTGAAAATACCGATGGCCGGGCGCGCCGAATCGATGAATGTTGCCGTGGCGGCAGGTATTCTTCTGTACTGGCTGGACGTGGAAGGACTTGCACATTCAAAATAA
- the sspI gene encoding small acid-soluble spore protein SspI yields MDLDIRRAVMHNLSGDNKEQLQETIVDAIRKGEEKMLPGLGVLLEVIWNKSDASFRDQMLTRLEQGV; encoded by the coding sequence ATGGATCTTGATATTCGTCGTGCCGTGATGCATAACCTGTCCGGAGATAACAAAGAACAGCTTCAGGAGACGATCGTCGACGCCATACGTAAGGGTGAGGAAAAGATGCTCCCGGGTCTCGGCGTTCTGCTTGAAGTCATCTGGAATAAATCGGATGCATCCTTTCGAGATCAGATGCTGACGCGACTGGAACAGGGCGTTTAA
- a CDS encoding LytTR family DNA-binding domain-containing protein has product MMKIAICDDDKTQCDYLTSLVNKWASNNRIHAITENFISAGAFLFSWSKDKSYDVLLLDIQMPGLNGMELARTIRKCDESLAIIFITGYSDYMDEGYEVSALHYLMKPVKEEKLYSCLNRASKRNKTKPKVILVESGGEMQRIPQNEIVCAEAFAHTLDMTTTNQHLRVNMSIENLEKMLDPGTFFRPHRSYLVGLRFIRRFGKNEMILDNGRQIPVSRRCYKAANQAFIDFFRGSGR; this is encoded by the coding sequence ATGATGAAAATTGCAATCTGTGATGATGACAAAACGCAGTGTGACTATCTGACCTCGCTTGTGAACAAGTGGGCGTCAAATAACCGAATCCATGCTATTACTGAAAATTTCATATCCGCCGGGGCCTTTCTTTTTTCCTGGAGCAAAGATAAAAGTTATGACGTACTGCTCCTCGATATTCAGATGCCGGGGCTGAACGGCATGGAGCTCGCCAGAACCATCCGCAAATGCGACGAATCACTGGCCATCATTTTCATCACCGGCTACTCGGATTATATGGATGAGGGTTATGAAGTCTCAGCCCTGCATTATCTGATGAAGCCGGTAAAAGAGGAGAAACTCTACTCCTGCCTCAATCGGGCTTCGAAGAGAAACAAAACCAAGCCGAAAGTCATACTGGTTGAATCGGGCGGAGAAATGCAGCGGATCCCGCAGAACGAGATCGTCTGCGCGGAAGCCTTCGCCCATACCCTGGACATGACGACGACGAACCAGCACCTTCGAGTAAATATGAGCATCGAAAATCTTGAAAAAATGCTGGATCCCGGCACCTTTTTCCGCCCGCATCGCTCCTATTTAGTCGGTTTACGTTTCATCCGTAGATTTGGAAAGAATGAAATGATCCTCGACAACGGGAGGCAGATTCCGGTGAGCAGACGCTGCTATAAGGCGGCGAATCAGGCTTTTATTGATTTTTTCAGGGGGTCTGGAAGATGA
- a CDS encoding GHKL domain-containing protein, whose translation MIYLWLLVPLGIAAFAYGLYFFIRLAISKHIDQRVAGYQNDLLVKHYEEVQNIYMKMRGWRHDYHNHIQAMKAHLAMNQLDELKDYLDRLDNDLETVDTVIKTGNIRLDAILNSKLSLMAARKIRVNAKAQVPAVLTVNEYDLCSIIGNLLDNAMEGCEKVPRINDRFIRIYIGVFKQQLYLSVTNSAGELNKVRTGRYLTTKGSGHGYGLKRIDTLIRKYGGYLNRQNEPGVFATEIMLPL comes from the coding sequence ATGATTTATCTGTGGTTGTTGGTCCCTCTCGGCATAGCCGCATTCGCTTACGGCCTGTATTTCTTTATTCGGCTGGCTATTTCTAAACATATTGATCAACGCGTTGCCGGCTATCAGAATGATCTTTTGGTCAAGCACTACGAAGAAGTTCAGAACATCTATATGAAAATGCGCGGCTGGCGGCACGACTATCACAATCATATTCAGGCGATGAAAGCACATCTGGCCATGAACCAGCTGGATGAGCTGAAAGATTATCTGGACAGGCTTGATAACGACCTGGAGACCGTGGATACGGTCATCAAGACCGGAAACATCCGTCTGGACGCCATCCTCAACAGCAAACTCTCCTTAATGGCTGCCCGTAAAATCAGGGTTAACGCCAAAGCACAGGTCCCCGCCGTCCTTACGGTCAATGAATATGACCTGTGCAGCATCATCGGCAACCTGCTTGACAACGCAATGGAAGGCTGCGAAAAAGTGCCGCGGATTAATGACCGATTTATCCGAATCTACATTGGGGTGTTCAAACAGCAGCTATACCTGTCCGTCACCAATTCTGCCGGCGAACTGAATAAAGTCAGAACCGGGCGGTATCTTACGACGAAAGGCAGCGGACACGGATACGGTCTGAAACGCATCGACACCCTCATCAGGAAGTACGGCGGCTACCTTAACCGACAGAATGAACCCGGCGTCTTTGCGACGGAGATTATGTTGCCACTGTGA